Proteins encoded within one genomic window of Oncorhynchus tshawytscha isolate Ot180627B linkage group LG02, Otsh_v2.0, whole genome shotgun sequence:
- the LOC112221649 gene encoding zinc finger and SCAN domain-containing protein 12: MSKLQLLNSFLTERLTAAAVEIFGAVEKTITEYQEEISRSKEEIDRLRRQLHIVTQPKIKLHKADTQQLILPVPEEVPLEQQHCEQEWTPGLVQEDSDPTQIKEEQEELRTNQEEEQLQGLESDTNILTCSPPFVKSDCDQDEPHKSSQLYHIQTVENRERDSLPTSTIEEIKIEPDEEDYRVSEPTSDSQTLSVVTPYSSVSTLNMNQLIGNAESDKPFQCNVCGKFLKREKSLIVHMMGHAGEKPFTCPLCNKGFVAVGTLKTHLKLHTGERPHRCHVCGRCFKLKGALTEHMRIHTGEKPFSCHDCGKCFSRTNALTNHMLHIHKKKRTYK, from the exons ATGTCCAAACTGCAGCTGTTGAATTCGTTTCTCACCGAACGATTAACTGCAGCGGCTGTTGAGATATTTGGGGCAGTGGAAAAAACGATAACGGAGTACCAGGAAGAAATCTCCCGTTCAAAGGAGGAGATCGATCGTCTACGAAGGCAACTGCACATCGTTACCCAACCGAAGATAAAGTTACATAAAGCAG ATACCCAGCAGCTCATTCTCCCTGTCCCTGAGGAGGTTCCCCTtgagcagcagcactgtgagcaGGAGTGGACCCCTGGTCTGGTGCAGGAGGACTCAGACCCCACACAGATTAAAGAAGAACAGGAAGAACTCAGGACCAatcaggaggaagagcagcttcagGGGCTGGAGTCTGATACCAACATTCTAACATGTTCTCCTCCCTTTGTGAAAAGTGACTGTGATCAGGATGAACCACATAAGTCCTCCCAACTTTACCACATACAAactgtagagaacagagagagggactcaCTACCTACCAGCACAATTGAAGAGATCAAAATAGAACCAGATGAAGAGGATTACAGAGTATCAGAACCAACCAGTGACTCTCAAACCCTCTCTGTAGTAACCCCTTACAGCTCCGTGAGCACATTAAATATGAATCAGCTAATTGGCAATGCAGAATCAGACAAACCATTTCAGTGCAATGTATGTGGCAAATTCCTCAAGAGGGAAAAAAGTCTTATCGTGCACATGATGGGTCAtgcaggagagaaaccatttacaTGTCCTTTATGTAACAAAGGCTTTGTTGCGGTAGGCACTTTAAAGACACACCTGAAACTTCACACAGGGGAAAGGCCACACCGTTGCCATGTTTGTGGAAGATGCTTTAAACTGAAAGGAGCCCTGACGGAGCACATGAGGATACACACTGGggagaaaccatttagctgtcATGATTGTGGCAAATGCTTCAGTCGTACAAATGCCCTTACGAATCACATGCTGCACATTCACAAGAAGAAAAGAACGTACAAGTGA